The sequence CTGCGGTTGGATACATTGCATAGTGCTCGGTTAAGCTGACACCGAAGTCTTGCTTGGGATCGAGCAGTTCAAACAGCGTGCCTTTCTCGGTGTGATCAGGGCAGGCTGGGTAGCCCGGTGCCGGACGAATACCTTTGTACTTCTCGCGAATCAGCTCATCGTTGCTGAGCGCTTCGTCTGTGTCATAACCCCAGTAGGTGGTGCGCACCTGTTGATGCAGCCACTCGGCACAGGCTTCTGCTAAACGGTCCGCCAGCGCTTGCACCATGATCGCATTGTAGTCATCGCCTTGCGCTTGATAGGACTTAGCCAGTTCATCCACACCAATTCCAGCAGTGACAATAAAGCCGCCAATATAGTCAGTCACGCCGCTGTCTTTTGGCGCGACAAAATCAGATAGACACATATTGGGTTTGCCATTGGCAGTTTCAATTTGTTGACGCAGATGATGCAGCATTGCGATAGGCTGACCGGCATCATCGTACAATTCAATGTCATCATGATTGACTTGATTAGCGGGCCAAAATGCAAAGGTGGCACGCGCTTCAATCAGCTTTTCATCAGTCATTTTCTTCAGTAAGACCTGCGCTTCATCAAACAAGTTTTGCGCAGCCTCACCGACCACCTCATCTTTGAAAATACGAGGGTATTTACCAACCAAGTTCCACGAGATAAAGAAGGGTGTCCAGTCGATGTATTCAGTCAGTACAGCCAAGTCAATATTGTACAGGCGCTGGGTGCCTGTCACATTGGGCTTGGGTGCTTGATAGTCTTCCCATTGGAATTTGGGCTTATTGGCTAAGGCTTGCTCGTAGGTCAGACGTTTGGTGCGCACGGTACGTGCGGCGATACGCTCGCGCATTTGTGCGTATTCTTCACGGATCTTACGGGTGTACTCAGGTTTGAGCTCTTTTGACAGTAGGGTGGTCACCACGCCAACCGCGCGCGAGGCGTCTGTTACATAGATCACAGCATCATTGCTGTAGTTGGGATCAACTTTGACCGCAGTGTGCGCTTTAGAGGTGGTTGCACCACCAATCAACAAGGGCAGATGAAAATCTTGGCGCTGCATTTCTTTGGCGACGTTGACCATTTCATCCAGTGACGGAGTGATCAGACCAGATAAACCAATAATGTCGCATTTTTCAGCAATGGCGGTTTTTAGAATTTTATCCGCAGGCACCATTACCCCAAGATCAACGATATCGTAGCCATTACAGCCCAGCACCACGGCAACAATATTCTTACCAATATCGTGTACGTCGCCCTTGACTGTGGCCATTAAAACCTTGCCCTTGGCTTCGGGCTTGTCGCCTTTTTCAGCATCAATAAAGGGCACTAAATGGGCTACCGCTTGTTTCATTACGCGCGCCGATTTAACCACTTGCGGTAAAAACATTTTGCCGCTGCCAAACAAGTCACCAACGATGTTCATTCCCGACATCAGTGGTCCTTCGATCACCTCAATTGGGCGCGCAAATTGTTGGCGGCACTCCTCGGTGTCTTCCACAATCCATTGGGTGATACCTTTAACTAGCGCATGCTCAAGACGCTGATTAACAGGAAGGCTACGCCATTCTTCTGTTTCAACTTCTTTAACTGAGCCATCGCCGCGGTAGTCTTCAGCAATTGCCAGTAAAGCTTCAGTCGCCCCTGGGTGACAATTGAGAATTACATCCTCAACTTTTTCCCGTAGCGCGCTAGGGATTTGATCGTAAATCTCTAATTGACCTGCGTTTACAATTCCCATATTCAAGCCGCTCTGAATGGCGTGATAGAGGAAAACAGAGTGGATTGCTTCACGTACTGGGTTATTACCGCGAAATGAGAAGGATACGTTAGAGACACCGCCCGAGGTCAAAGCGTGTGGAAGGTTGTCGCGAATCCATGCGCAGGCTTCAATAAAATCGACGGCGTAGTTGTTGTGCTCTTCAATCCCAGTGGCCACAGCAAAGATATTGGGGTCAAAAATAATATCTTCCGGCGGGAAACCGACTTGGTTAACCAAAATATCGTAGGAGCGCGCACAGATTTCTTGTTTGCGTGCTGCGGTATCGGCCTGGCCTTGCTCATCAAAGGCCATCACAACAACGGCAGCACCATAGCGGCGGCACAGTTTGGCATGCTTAATAAACTCGTCCACACCTTCTTTCATCGAGATGGAGTTGACGATGCCTTTACCTTGAATACACTTTAGGCCCGCCTCGATAATGTCCCATTTGGATGAGTCAATCATGATCGGTACGCGCGAAATATCAGGCTCGCCGGCGATTAAGTTGAGGAAGGTCACCATCGCTGCTTTGGAATCCAGCATGCCTTCGTCCATGTTGATATCAATCACCTGAGCGCCAGACTCAACCTGCTGCAGAGCAACGGCCAGTGCCTCAGTGTAATTGTCTTCACGGATCAGGCGGGCAAAGCGTGCGGAACCGGTGATATTGGTGCGCTCACCAACGTTGACAAACAACGAATTGCGATCAATGGTGAAGGGCTCTAAACCAGATAAGCGGCAGGCTTTAGGAATATCTGGAATCACCCGCGGTGGGTACTTAGCCACTTTCTCAGCAATGGCGCGAATATGCTCAGGCGTGGTACCGCAGCAGCCACCAACGATATTGAGAAAGCCCGAGGCGGCAAACTCTTCAATCATGGCTGCGGTTTCTGCTGGAGTTTCGTCGTATTCAGCGAAGGCGTTGGGCAAGCCGGCATTGGGGTGCGCAGACACGTAGGTGTCGGCTTTTTCCGAGAGCTCTTGCAGGTAAGGGCGCAGCTCTTTGGCGCCCAGCGCGCAGTTTAAGCCGACCGATATAGGCTTGCAGTGACGGATCGAGTTCCAGAAGGCTTCTGTGGTTTGCCCAGACAAGGTGCGTCCCGAGGCATCAGTGATGGTGCCGGAGATCATAATCGGCAGGGTCACATCCAACTCTTCGAATACGCCTTGTACAGCAAAAATAGCAGCTTTGGCATTGAGCGTATCGAAAATGGTTTCGATCATAATAATGTCGGCGCCACCGTTAATCAGGCCGCGCGTAGCTTCGCTGTAGTTCTCAACCAAAATATCGAAGGTGACGTTACGAAAGCCTGGGTTATTCACGTCCGGTGATAATGAACAGGTGCGACTGGTTGGGCCCAGCACACCGGCCACAAAACGTGGTTTATCTGGCGTCTCTAGGGTTTTTGCATCAGCCACTTCGCGGGCAATGCGTGCACCTTCAAAGTTCAACTCATAAGCAATGGCCTCAAGACCATAATCCGCTTGTGAGATTTGGGTTGAGTTGAAGGTGTT comes from Pseudomonas sp. C27(2019) and encodes:
- the metH gene encoding methionine synthase — translated: MANPLDRQHALQEALKQRILVLDGGMGTMIQSYKFTEDDFRGERFADWPQDLQGNNDLLILTQAKLIQEIEKAYLDAGADILETNTFNSTQISQADYGLEAIAYELNFEGARIAREVADAKTLETPDKPRFVAGVLGPTSRTCSLSPDVNNPGFRNVTFDILVENYSEATRGLINGGADIIMIETIFDTLNAKAAIFAVQGVFEELDVTLPIMISGTITDASGRTLSGQTTEAFWNSIRHCKPISVGLNCALGAKELRPYLQELSEKADTYVSAHPNAGLPNAFAEYDETPAETAAMIEEFAASGFLNIVGGCCGTTPEHIRAIAEKVAKYPPRVIPDIPKACRLSGLEPFTIDRNSLFVNVGERTNITGSARFARLIREDNYTEALAVALQQVESGAQVIDINMDEGMLDSKAAMVTFLNLIAGEPDISRVPIMIDSSKWDIIEAGLKCIQGKGIVNSISMKEGVDEFIKHAKLCRRYGAAVVVMAFDEQGQADTAARKQEICARSYDILVNQVGFPPEDIIFDPNIFAVATGIEEHNNYAVDFIEACAWIRDNLPHALTSGGVSNVSFSFRGNNPVREAIHSVFLYHAIQSGLNMGIVNAGQLEIYDQIPSALREKVEDVILNCHPGATEALLAIAEDYRGDGSVKEVETEEWRSLPVNQRLEHALVKGITQWIVEDTEECRQQFARPIEVIEGPLMSGMNIVGDLFGSGKMFLPQVVKSARVMKQAVAHLVPFIDAEKGDKPEAKGKVLMATVKGDVHDIGKNIVAVVLGCNGYDIVDLGVMVPADKILKTAIAEKCDIIGLSGLITPSLDEMVNVAKEMQRQDFHLPLLIGGATTSKAHTAVKVDPNYSNDAVIYVTDASRAVGVVTTLLSKELKPEYTRKIREEYAQMRERIAARTVRTKRLTYEQALANKPKFQWEDYQAPKPNVTGTQRLYNIDLAVLTEYIDWTPFFISWNLVGKYPRIFKDEVVGEAAQNLFDEAQVLLKKMTDEKLIEARATFAFWPANQVNHDDIELYDDAGQPIAMLHHLRQQIETANGKPNMCLSDFVAPKDSGVTDYIGGFIVTAGIGVDELAKSYQAQGDDYNAIMVQALADRLAEACAEWLHQQVRTTYWGYDTDEALSNDELIREKYKGIRPAPGYPACPDHTEKGTLFELLDPKQDFGVSLTEHYAMYPTAAVSGWYFAHPNANYFAVGKIDKDQVESYAKRRNKDLEYTERWLSPALGYNE